A single genomic interval of Lacrimispora sphenoides JCM 1415 harbors:
- the grpE gene encoding nucleotide exchange factor GrpE, whose amino-acid sequence MEDVKTDENLADETVHTEDAVFAEKEIEGAEACGDDGTQEHVPEEEMAEEGSKEESGKKGLFGKKKEKKDPRDEKIEDLTDRLQRSMAEFDNYRKRTEKEKSAMFEIGAKDIVERILPVVDNFERGLAAISEEERNAPFADGMEKIYKQLMKTLEEAGVKPIEAVGMPFDPNFHNAVMHIEDESLGENVISQELQKGYTYRDSVVRHSMVQVAN is encoded by the coding sequence ATGGAAGATGTGAAAACAGATGAGAATCTGGCAGACGAGACTGTTCATACAGAGGATGCAGTTTTCGCTGAAAAAGAAATAGAAGGTGCAGAAGCCTGCGGGGACGATGGAACCCAGGAACATGTTCCGGAAGAAGAAATGGCTGAAGAGGGTTCCAAAGAAGAATCCGGAAAAAAGGGCCTTTTCGGAAAAAAGAAAGAGAAGAAAGACCCAAGGGATGAAAAAATAGAGGATCTGACAGACCGCCTTCAGAGGTCCATGGCTGAATTTGATAATTACCGCAAGAGAACAGAAAAAGAAAAGTCAGCCATGTTTGAAATCGGAGCAAAGGATATCGTTGAACGGATCCTTCCGGTAGTTGATAATTTTGAAAGAGGCCTTGCAGCCATATCTGAGGAGGAAAGAAACGCTCCTTTTGCAGATGGAATGGAAAAGATATATAAACAGCTTATGAAAACGCTGGAAGAAGCCGGCGTAAAACCCATTGAAGCGGTTGGAATGCCTTTTGATCCCAATTTCCATAATGCAGTAATGCATATTGAAGATGAGTCATTGGGTGAAAATGTAATTTCCCAGGAGCTTCAGAAGGGTTACACTTACCGTGACAGCGTGGTAAGGCATTCCATGGTGCAGGTGGCTAATTAG
- the dnaK gene encoding molecular chaperone DnaK: MGKIIGIDLGTTNSCVAVMEGGKPVVIPNSEGVRTTPSVVAFTKNGERLVGEPAKRQAVTNSDRTISSIKRHIGTDYKVAIDGKNYSPQEISAMILQKLKADAEAYLGEKVTEAVITVPAYFNDAQRQATKDAGKIAGLDVKRIINEPTAAALAYGLDNEKEQKIMVYDLGGGTFDVSIIEIGDGVIEVLSTNGDTRLGGDDFDNRVTQWMVDEFKKAEGVDLSGDKMAMQRLREAAEKAKKELSSATTTNINLPFITATSEGPKHLDMNLTRAKFDELTLDLIERTAVPVQNALRDAGITASELGKVLLVGGSTRMLSAQEKVKQLTGKEPSKSLNPDECVAIGASIQGGKLAGDAGAGDILLLDVTPLSLSIETMGGVATRLIERNTTIPTKKSQIFSTAADNQTAVDIHVVQGERQFARDNKTLGQFRLDGIPPARRGVPQIEVTFDIDANGIVNVSAKDLGTGKEQHITITSGSNMSDSDIDKAVKEAAEYEAQDKKRKEGIDARNDADSMVFQTEKALQEVGDKIDANDKATVEADLNALKEAVNRAPIDDMTDAQIEDIKAGRERLMNSAQALFAKVYEQAQGGAQGAGPDMGADNATYQESDVVDGDYKEV; the protein is encoded by the coding sequence ATGGGCAAGATCATTGGTATTGACTTAGGTACAACAAATAGCTGCGTGGCCGTTATGGAAGGCGGTAAACCAGTTGTTATTCCAAACAGCGAAGGCGTAAGAACCACACCATCCGTTGTAGCATTTACAAAGAACGGAGAGAGGCTTGTAGGCGAGCCTGCTAAGCGTCAGGCAGTAACTAACTCTGACCGTACCATCTCTTCCATCAAAAGACATATTGGTACAGACTATAAGGTAGCGATTGACGGAAAAAATTACAGTCCTCAGGAAATTTCTGCTATGATCCTTCAGAAATTAAAAGCAGATGCAGAGGCTTATTTAGGAGAAAAAGTAACCGAAGCGGTTATTACCGTACCGGCATATTTTAACGATGCACAGCGTCAGGCAACCAAGGATGCCGGTAAGATTGCAGGTCTTGATGTAAAGCGTATCATCAACGAGCCGACAGCTGCAGCTCTGGCTTATGGACTTGACAATGAAAAAGAGCAGAAGATCATGGTATATGACTTAGGCGGCGGTACCTTCGACGTTTCCATCATTGAAATCGGCGACGGTGTCATCGAAGTTCTTTCCACCAACGGCGATACCCGTCTGGGCGGTGATGATTTTGATAACCGCGTCACCCAGTGGATGGTAGATGAATTTAAGAAGGCAGAGGGCGTTGACTTATCCGGCGATAAGATGGCTATGCAGAGATTAAGAGAAGCTGCTGAGAAGGCAAAGAAGGAATTATCCTCTGCAACGACTACCAACATCAACCTTCCGTTTATCACTGCTACTTCAGAAGGACCAAAGCATCTGGATATGAACCTGACCAGAGCAAAATTTGATGAGCTGACATTAGATCTCATCGAGCGCACTGCGGTTCCGGTACAGAATGCATTAAGAGATGCGGGCATTACTGCATCAGAATTAGGAAAAGTATTGTTAGTAGGCGGATCTACCCGTATGCTGTCTGCACAGGAGAAAGTAAAACAGCTGACAGGCAAGGAGCCTTCCAAGTCCTTAAACCCGGATGAATGTGTTGCCATCGGCGCCAGCATCCAGGGCGGTAAGCTTGCAGGTGATGCAGGTGCAGGCGATATCCTGCTTCTGGACGTAACTCCCCTTTCCTTATCCATAGAGACCATGGGCGGTGTTGCTACCAGGCTGATTGAAAGAAATACGACGATCCCCACAAAGAAGAGCCAGATCTTCTCCACAGCGGCAGACAACCAGACAGCGGTTGATATCCACGTGGTACAGGGTGAGAGACAGTTTGCAAGAGACAATAAGACATTAGGCCAGTTCCGTCTGGATGGAATTCCACCTGCAAGAAGAGGCGTTCCTCAGATCGAAGTCACCTTTGATATTGATGCCAACGGTATCGTAAATGTTTCCGCTAAGGACTTAGGAACAGGCAAGGAACAGCATATTACCATTACTTCCGGCTCCAACATGTCTGATTCTGATATTGATAAGGCAGTTAAGGAAGCAGCTGAATATGAGGCTCAGGATAAGAAGCGTAAGGAAGGCATTGACGCAAGAAACGATGCAGACTCCATGGTATTCCAGACAGAGAAGGCTCTGCAGGAAGTAGGAGACAAGATCGATGCAAACGATAAGGCAACTGTGGAAGCGGACTTAAATGCATTAAAAGAAGCAGTTAACAGAGCTCCAATCGATGATATGACGGATGCTCAGATTGAAGATATCAAGGCAGGCAGAGAAAGACTGATGAACAGTGCACAGGCTTTATTTGCAAAGGTTTATGAGCAGGCTCAGGGCGGAGCCCAGGGCGCGGGCCCTGACATGGGAGCAGATAATGCAACCTATCAGGAAAGCGATGTAGTTGACGGCGATTACAAAGAGGTGTAA
- the dnaJ gene encoding molecular chaperone DnaJ, which produces MAESKKDYYETLGIPKDADDAAIKKAYRALAKKYHPDTNPGDAAAAEKFKQASEAYSVLSDPDKRRQYDQFGSAAFDGSGGAGGFGGFDFSGADMGDIFGDIFGDIFGGGRSSARYNGPSRGANVRTSIRITFEDAIFGCEKEIEINFKEECSSCHGSGAKAGTSPVTCPKCNGKGKIMYTQQSFFGQIQNVQTCPDCGGSGKIVKDKCPDCYGGGYITKRKKFKVTIPAGIDNGQSVRLAGAGEPGTNGGERGDLLVEAVVSNHPIFKRQDTSIFSTVPVSFANAALGGNIRIKTVDGEVEYEVKPGTQTDTKVRLKGKGVPSLRNRAIRGDHFVTLVVSVPERMTEVQKEALRKFDEAMNGTVEGDKHKKKGIFK; this is translated from the coding sequence ATGGCAGAGAGTAAGAAAGATTATTATGAGACCCTGGGCATTCCAAAAGATGCGGATGATGCAGCGATTAAGAAGGCTTACAGGGCATTAGCTAAGAAATACCATCCTGACACAAATCCCGGAGATGCTGCGGCTGCTGAGAAGTTCAAGCAGGCTTCCGAGGCCTACAGTGTCCTTAGCGATCCTGATAAGAGACGTCAGTACGACCAGTTCGGTTCTGCTGCCTTTGACGGAAGCGGGGGAGCAGGCGGCTTTGGCGGCTTTGATTTTAGCGGAGCGGACATGGGAGATATATTCGGAGATATATTCGGAGATATCTTTGGCGGAGGACGTAGCAGCGCCCGTTACAATGGGCCATCTAGGGGAGCCAATGTCAGAACCAGCATCCGCATCACCTTTGAGGATGCGATTTTTGGCTGCGAGAAGGAGATTGAGATCAATTTCAAGGAAGAGTGTTCCTCTTGCCACGGAAGCGGCGCAAAAGCGGGAACCTCACCTGTTACATGTCCTAAATGTAATGGAAAAGGAAAGATCATGTATACCCAGCAATCCTTCTTCGGACAGATACAGAATGTTCAGACGTGTCCGGACTGCGGAGGCAGCGGGAAAATCGTTAAGGATAAATGCCCGGATTGCTATGGCGGCGGATACATTACAAAAAGAAAGAAATTTAAAGTCACCATTCCGGCAGGAATTGACAACGGACAGTCCGTGCGTCTTGCAGGTGCAGGTGAACCCGGAACCAATGGCGGTGAGAGAGGTGATCTGCTGGTAGAGGCAGTGGTATCCAACCATCCGATTTTCAAACGCCAGGATACCAGCATTTTCTCAACGGTACCGGTTTCCTTTGCAAATGCTGCCTTAGGCGGAAACATCCGGATCAAGACCGTGGATGGAGAAGTGGAATACGAAGTGAAGCCAGGTACCCAGACGGACACCAAGGTACGCTTAAAAGGAAAAGGTGTTCCTTCCCTGCGCAACCGGGCCATTCGGGGCGACCATTTTGTCACTTTGGTGGTTTCAGTGCCGGAGCGTATGACAGAAGTTCAAAAAGAGGCGCTTCGTAAGTTTGACGAAGCCATGAACGGCACAGTAGAAGGTGACAAACATAAAAAGAAGGGAATCTTTAAATAA
- a CDS encoding glucan-binding protein has protein sequence MGRFAKKLALTAVVIWIAALFPAAVMAADGQSVRDFPGWNGTGTKNKGPIEGSASFDCWDDDDDDDDDGPGVYSYQRGWRYSPSGWWFQYSDGSWPSNCWKYIDGRWYQFNREGHMLTGWYTDEGGLRYYLNPVDDGTLGTMRIGWQIVDGKAYYFNTMSDGYKGRLLINTTTPDGYKVGADGAWIQ, from the coding sequence ATGGGAAGGTTTGCAAAAAAACTGGCCCTGACAGCCGTTGTGATATGGATAGCAGCTTTATTTCCCGCGGCAGTCATGGCCGCAGACGGGCAGTCTGTCCGGGATTTTCCAGGATGGAACGGCACGGGTACAAAAAACAAAGGGCCGATTGAAGGAAGTGCATCCTTTGACTGCTGGGATGACGACGATGACGATGATGATGATGGTCCGGGGGTCTACAGCTATCAGAGAGGCTGGCGTTACAGTCCTTCCGGCTGGTGGTTTCAGTACAGTGACGGAAGCTGGCCCTCTAACTGCTGGAAGTATATCGATGGCAGATGGTACCAGTTTAACCGGGAAGGCCATATGCTGACCGGCTGGTATACAGATGAGGGAGGCCTCCGGTATTACTTGAATCCGGTGGATGACGGTACTTTGGGTACGATGAGGATAGGCTGGCAGATTGTAGATGGAAAGGCTTATTACTTTAATACCATGTCCGATGGTTATAAGGGAAGGTTGCTTATCAATACGACCACTCCTGACGGATATAAGGTGGGTGCTGACGGTGCCTGGATTCAGTAA
- a CDS encoding sulfite exporter TauE/SafE family protein: MYQYLIVCPLVFLAGFVDSIAGGGGLISLPAYLAAGVPPHFAIGTNKLGSTMGTVISTARYAKGGYIKVKLSLLAALFAVVGSVIGAHLSMLASERLLKGMMLAVLPVVAFYVLKNKNLGDQEEISSLPEKKMLLISICAALVIGCYDGFYGPGTGTFLLLILTGFAKMDVRSASGTTKVINLSSNIAALATFLINGKVLIPLGLASGLFCIAGHYIGSGLVVKNGLKIVRPVVLVVLLCLFIKIIKG, translated from the coding sequence ATGTACCAATACTTGATCGTGTGCCCTCTTGTTTTTCTTGCGGGTTTTGTGGATTCTATTGCAGGGGGCGGAGGACTTATATCCCTTCCGGCATATCTGGCAGCAGGGGTACCTCCTCATTTTGCCATTGGTACCAATAAACTGGGTTCCACCATGGGAACTGTGATTTCTACGGCCAGATACGCAAAGGGCGGCTATATTAAAGTAAAGCTGTCTCTGCTTGCCGCACTTTTTGCTGTGGTTGGTTCTGTGATCGGAGCGCACTTATCCATGCTTGCCAGTGAGCGGCTATTAAAGGGCATGATGCTGGCGGTGCTTCCGGTTGTTGCCTTTTATGTTCTTAAGAATAAAAACCTGGGAGATCAGGAGGAGATCAGCAGCCTGCCTGAAAAAAAGATGCTTTTGATCAGCATATGTGCAGCACTGGTCATCGGATGCTATGACGGCTTTTACGGACCAGGTACGGGAACCTTTTTACTGCTGATTTTAACCGGATTTGCCAAAATGGATGTCAGGAGCGCATCAGGCACTACGAAAGTGATTAACCTGTCCTCCAATATTGCAGCATTGGCGACTTTTTTAATAAATGGAAAGGTTTTGATCCCCTTAGGACTGGCATCAGGACTTTTCTGCATAGCAGGCCATTATATCGGATCGGGCCTTGTAGTAAAAAATGGATTAAAGATTGTGCGCCCGGTGGTTTTAGTGGTGCTTTTGTGTCTGTTTATCAAAATTATAAAAGGATAG
- the prmA gene encoding 50S ribosomal protein L11 methyltransferase, which produces MKWKKFTLTTTTEAVDLVSSMFDEIGIEGIEIEDNIPLTEAETKGMFIDILPELPPDEGVAKVSFYLEPDSDIDGMLKRVEEGLLELSMFTDLGECTIASGETEDKDWINNWKQYFKPFTVDDILIKPTWEEIPEEHKDKLLIEIDPGTAFGTGQHETTQLCIRQLQKYITPETTLLDVGTGSGILGITALKLGAKEVFGTDLDENAIIAVKENMEANDIPMDKFLVLQGNIIDDRAVQEKAGFEKYDVVVANILADIIILLQKEISVHMKKDAIFITSGIINMKEEAVKKAFEENEAFELVETTYQGEWVSITVRKK; this is translated from the coding sequence ATGAAATGGAAAAAATTTACACTGACCACCACGACAGAAGCCGTGGATTTAGTCAGCAGCATGTTTGATGAAATCGGAATAGAAGGTATTGAAATAGAAGATAACATCCCTCTTACGGAGGCGGAGACAAAAGGAATGTTTATCGATATTCTGCCGGAGCTTCCGCCCGATGAGGGTGTTGCAAAGGTCAGCTTCTATCTGGAGCCGGATTCTGACATCGACGGCATGTTAAAACGTGTGGAAGAAGGGCTTTTGGAACTTTCCATGTTCACGGATTTAGGGGAATGCACCATTGCGTCCGGTGAGACCGAGGATAAGGATTGGATCAATAACTGGAAACAGTATTTTAAGCCGTTTACCGTGGATGATATCCTGATCAAACCTACCTGGGAGGAAATCCCGGAGGAGCACAAGGACAAGCTTTTGATCGAGATCGATCCGGGAACTGCTTTTGGAACCGGACAGCATGAGACGACCCAGCTTTGTATCCGTCAGCTGCAAAAATATATTACTCCGGAGACAACCCTCCTTGACGTGGGAACCGGAAGCGGCATTCTGGGAATCACTGCCTTAAAACTGGGTGCCAAAGAAGTATTTGGAACAGACCTTGATGAAAATGCCATCATTGCTGTTAAGGAAAATATGGAAGCCAATGATATCCCTATGGACAAGTTTTTAGTATTACAGGGCAATATTATTGATGACAGGGCGGTACAGGAGAAAGCAGGCTTTGAAAAATACGATGTAGTGGTAGCTAATATTCTGGCAGACATCATCATCCTTCTTCAGAAGGAAATTTCAGTCCACATGAAAAAAGACGCTATTTTCATAACTTCCGGTATCATTAACATGAAGGAAGAGGCTGTGAAGAAAGCATTTGAGGAAAATGAAGCCTTTGAGCTTGTGGAAACCACCTATCAGGGCGAATGGGTTTCTATAACAGTCAGGAAGAAATAG
- a CDS encoding 16S rRNA (uracil(1498)-N(3))-methyltransferase: MYHFFVNPDQIGAEIIRITGPDVNHIKNVLRMGAGEQVLISNGIDKDYLCEILEVASLEVTAKILSVDEGGAELPARLYLFQGLPKGDKMELIIQKAVELGVYQIIPVQTKRAVVRLDKKKEESKLRRWMAVSESAAKQSKRLIIPEITGVMTFQEALTFAKDLDITVIPFEHAKDMAETKDILSSIKPGMSAGIFIGPEGGFEDSEMELAKNFGAKLITLGKRILRTETAGLAIVSVLAFQLED, encoded by the coding sequence ATGTATCACTTTTTTGTTAATCCGGATCAAATCGGAGCAGAGATAATCCGAATCACGGGGCCGGATGTGAATCATATTAAGAATGTCCTGCGGATGGGCGCCGGAGAACAGGTTTTAATCAGCAATGGCATAGACAAAGATTATCTGTGTGAGATTCTGGAAGTGGCTTCTCTGGAAGTTACGGCCAAAATCCTGTCTGTAGATGAGGGAGGCGCTGAGCTTCCTGCCAGGCTCTACCTGTTTCAGGGACTGCCAAAGGGTGATAAAATGGAGTTAATTATCCAAAAGGCTGTAGAACTTGGCGTATACCAGATCATTCCGGTGCAGACCAAACGGGCCGTGGTACGGTTGGATAAAAAGAAGGAAGAATCAAAGCTTCGCCGCTGGATGGCGGTATCAGAAAGCGCAGCCAAGCAGTCCAAGCGGCTTATCATACCGGAAATCACCGGTGTCATGACCTTTCAGGAGGCTCTTACCTTTGCAAAGGATCTTGATATAACGGTCATCCCGTTTGAACACGCAAAGGATATGGCGGAGACGAAGGATATCCTGTCATCCATTAAGCCGGGAATGAGCGCGGGGATATTTATCGGACCGGAGGGAGGCTTTGAGGATTCTGAAATGGAGCTTGCTAAGAATTTCGGAGCAAAACTGATTACCCTTGGAAAACGGATCCTGAGGACCGAAACCGCCGGCCTTGCCATTGTATCCGTGCTGGCCTTCCAGCTGGAAGACTGA
- a CDS encoding cysteine desulfurase family protein: MEAYFDNSATTRVLEPVRDIVVKIMTEDYGNPSAKHKKGMEAEQYIKEAAEIIAGTLKVAPKEIVFTSGGSESNNMALIETAMANKRAGNHIISTGIEHASVYNPLAFLEEQGFTVTYLPVDAHGHIRLEELEAAIRPETILVSIMYVNNEIGAVEPIEAISKIIKKKNPSILFHVDAIQAYGKFVIRPKRQGIDLLSVSAHKIHGPKGVGFLYIDQRVKIRPLIYGGGQQRGMRSGTENVPGIAGMGVAANMMYTDHGEKMQSMIALKDYMIGRLSEIDGVTVNTLPGDLSAPQIVSASFLGVRSEVLLHALEDKDIYVSSGSACSSNHPAVSGTLKGIGVKPELLDSTLRFSFGVYNNKEEVDYCIDVLKELLPVLRRYQRG, from the coding sequence ATGGAAGCTTATTTTGATAATTCGGCGACAACCAGAGTGTTGGAACCGGTAAGAGATATTGTTGTAAAAATCATGACGGAGGACTACGGGAATCCTTCCGCCAAGCATAAAAAGGGAATGGAAGCGGAACAGTATATTAAGGAAGCAGCGGAGATCATAGCCGGGACCTTAAAAGTTGCCCCAAAGGAGATTGTTTTCACCTCCGGCGGTTCAGAATCTAACAATATGGCCCTGATTGAGACTGCTATGGCCAATAAAAGGGCGGGTAACCACATCATCAGCACCGGCATAGAACATGCCTCAGTGTATAATCCTCTGGCATTTTTAGAGGAACAGGGCTTTACGGTGACTTACCTTCCTGTAGATGCCCATGGACATATCCGCCTGGAAGAGCTGGAGGCGGCAATCCGTCCGGAAACCATTCTGGTTTCCATCATGTATGTAAATAATGAAATCGGTGCGGTGGAACCCATCGAAGCCATTTCAAAGATCATAAAAAAGAAGAATCCGTCCATCCTGTTTCATGTGGATGCCATTCAGGCTTACGGAAAGTTTGTCATCCGTCCAAAGCGCCAGGGGATTGATCTTTTATCCGTCAGCGCCCATAAGATACATGGTCCAAAAGGCGTTGGATTTTTATACATTGACCAGAGGGTGAAAATAAGGCCTTTGATTTATGGAGGCGGCCAGCAGAGAGGTATGCGTTCCGGTACGGAAAATGTTCCTGGAATTGCAGGCATGGGAGTGGCGGCTAACATGATGTACACGGATCATGGAGAGAAGATGCAGTCCATGATCGCTCTTAAAGATTATATGATAGGCAGGCTTTCGGAGATCGACGGCGTTACGGTAAACACCCTGCCCGGCGATTTGTCAGCGCCTCAGATCGTCAGCGCAAGCTTTTTAGGAGTCCGAAGCGAAGTGCTTTTGCATGCTCTGGAAGATAAGGACATTTACGTGTCCTCCGGGTCTGCCTGCTCTTCCAACCATCCGGCTGTCAGCGGAACATTAAAGGGAATCGGTGTTAAACCTGAGCTTTTGGATTCCACGCTGCGGTTCAGCTTCGGGGTTTATAATAACAAAGAGGAAGTGGATTACTGCATTGATGTACTTAAGGAGCTTTTGCCTGTTTTAAGACGGTATCAGAGAGGCTGA
- the thiI gene encoding tRNA uracil 4-sulfurtransferase ThiI — MQYQSFLIKYAEIGVKGKNRYLFEDALVTQIRHSLKRVEGDFIVSKESGRIYVNAESEYDFDEVIEAFKCIFGIAAICPMVQVDDNGYEDLKKQVQSYVDEFYEDKNFTFKVNARRGNKKYPVNSEQINRDLGELILNAFPGTKVDVHKPDVMLHVEVRNKINIYSHVIPGPGGMPVGTNGKAMLLLSGGIDSPVAGYMIAKRGVKIDAVYFHAPPYTSERAKQKVIDLAKLVSKYSGPIRLHIVNFTDIQLYIYDKCPHEELTIIMRRYMMKIAERLAEESGSMALITGESIGQVASQTMQSLAATDAATTMPVFRPVIGFDKQEIVDVSEKIGTYETSVLPFEDCCTIFVAKHPVTKPSLKMIERSEEKLEEKIGELVETAISTVEKVWC; from the coding sequence ATGCAATATCAATCATTTTTAATTAAATATGCAGAAATCGGGGTTAAAGGAAAGAACCGTTATCTGTTCGAGGATGCCCTGGTGACTCAGATCCGCCACTCCTTAAAGAGGGTGGAAGGCGATTTTATAGTTTCCAAGGAATCAGGACGTATTTATGTAAATGCAGAGTCAGAATATGATTTTGATGAGGTCATAGAAGCGTTTAAATGTATCTTCGGCATTGCCGCTATCTGCCCTATGGTTCAGGTGGATGACAATGGATACGAGGATTTAAAGAAGCAGGTGCAGTCTTATGTAGATGAATTCTACGAGGATAAGAATTTCACCTTTAAGGTCAATGCCCGCAGAGGAAATAAGAAATATCCGGTGAATTCTGAACAGATCAACCGGGATTTGGGAGAATTGATTCTTAACGCGTTTCCCGGGACAAAGGTAGATGTCCATAAGCCGGATGTGATGCTTCATGTGGAAGTCCGCAATAAGATCAATATCTATTCCCATGTCATTCCAGGTCCTGGCGGCATGCCGGTGGGAACCAATGGAAAAGCCATGCTTCTTTTATCCGGCGGTATTGACAGCCCGGTGGCCGGGTATATGATCGCAAAGCGCGGGGTTAAGATCGACGCTGTCTACTTCCATGCTCCGCCATATACCAGTGAGCGTGCCAAACAGAAGGTAATCGATTTAGCTAAGCTGGTTTCTAAATATTCCGGGCCGATTCGCCTTCATATTGTGAATTTTACGGACATCCAGCTGTACATTTATGACAAATGCCCTCATGAGGAGCTTACCATCATCATGAGACGTTATATGATGAAAATTGCGGAGCGGCTGGCAGAGGAGAGTGGATCCATGGCTCTCATAACAGGAGAGAGCATCGGACAGGTGGCTTCCCAGACCATGCAGTCTCTGGCTGCTACGGATGCAGCCACCACTATGCCGGTATTCCGCCCTGTCATCGGTTTTGACAAGCAGGAAATTGTGGATGTATCGGAAAAGATCGGTACCTATGAGACTTCCGTGCTTCCTTTTGAGGATTGCTGTACCATTTTTGTGGCAAAGCATCCGGTGACAAAACCGAGTTTGAAGATGATCGAACGGTCAGAGGAAAAGTTAGAGGAAAAGATCGGCGAACTGGTTGAAACGGCCATAAGCACGGTGGAAAAGGTTTGGTGTTAA
- a CDS encoding PTS sugar transporter gives MKTVRISLNSIDKVKSFVNDLTKFDTDFDLVSGRYVIDAKSIMGIFSLDLSKPIDLNIHSENNADEILNVLSPYIVD, from the coding sequence ATGAAAACAGTTCGTATATCTTTAAATTCCATCGATAAAGTAAAATCTTTTGTAAATGATTTAACAAAGTTTGATACTGATTTTGATCTTGTTTCCGGCAGATACGTAATTGACGCAAAGTCTATTATGGGCATCTTCAGCCTGGATCTTTCCAAACCCATTGATTTAAATATCCACTCTGAAAATAATGCTGATGAAATCTTAAACGTTTTATCTCCATACATTGTAGATTAA
- the mtaB gene encoding tRNA (N(6)-L-threonylcarbamoyladenosine(37)-C(2))-methylthiotransferase MtaB, whose protein sequence is MKKAALHNLGCKVNSYETEAMQQLLENAGYEIVPFAEGADVYIINTCSVTNIADRKSRQMLHRAKKMNPEAVVVAAGCYVQAAGEELKKDEAVDLVVGNNKKTELVSILEDYFAQKKKPEEIAFGQTAAPDEAVETVIDINDTMEYENLSIDKISDHTRAFIKVQDGCNQFCSYCIIPYTRGRVRSRKPDEVVEEVKRLTTSGYQEIVLTGIHLSSYGKDFPEEERLTLLDLIKSIHDVEGLKRIRLGSLEPRIVTEEFASELAGLHKICPHFHLSLQSGCDNTLKRMNRHYTTEDYLNRCQILRKAFKNPAITTDVIVGFPGERSEDFQVTKEYLKNVQFYEMHVFKYSKRNGTRAAVMPDQVPESIKAERSNDLLCLEKEMSLEYRKSWLGSRVEVLMEEEYWWNDVHYMIGHTREYVKAAVPFEEGLKGVVIEGTLMELMNDEVAFLKY, encoded by the coding sequence ATGAAAAAGGCAGCCCTGCATAATCTAGGATGCAAGGTTAATTCCTATGAAACAGAAGCCATGCAGCAGCTTCTTGAAAACGCCGGATATGAGATCGTTCCTTTTGCGGAAGGGGCAGATGTTTATATCATTAATACATGCTCCGTAACGAATATCGCGGACCGTAAATCCAGGCAGATGCTTCACAGGGCAAAGAAGATGAATCCGGAGGCAGTGGTCGTGGCAGCAGGATGCTACGTCCAGGCAGCGGGAGAAGAACTTAAAAAGGATGAAGCGGTGGATCTGGTCGTTGGCAACAATAAAAAAACCGAGCTGGTTTCTATTCTGGAAGACTACTTTGCCCAAAAGAAGAAGCCGGAAGAAATAGCCTTCGGTCAGACTGCTGCGCCTGATGAAGCGGTGGAAACGGTTATTGATATCAATGACACGATGGAGTACGAGAATCTGTCCATTGATAAGATCTCTGACCATACCAGAGCATTTATCAAGGTCCAGGATGGCTGCAACCAGTTTTGCAGCTACTGCATCATACCATATACCAGGGGACGAGTGAGAAGCCGGAAGCCCGATGAGGTGGTGGAAGAAGTAAAACGTCTGACCACTTCCGGTTATCAGGAAATCGTGCTAACAGGAATTCACTTAAGCTCCTATGGAAAGGATTTCCCTGAGGAAGAACGGCTTACTCTTCTGGATCTGATTAAAAGCATTCACGATGTGGAAGGCTTAAAGCGGATCCGTCTAGGTTCCTTAGAGCCCAGGATCGTGACTGAGGAGTTTGCGTCAGAACTTGCAGGACTTCATAAAATATGCCCTCATTTCCACTTATCCCTGCAAAGCGGATGTGATAATACCTTAAAGCGGATGAACCGCCATTACACTACTGAGGACTATTTAAACCGCTGTCAGATTTTGCGGAAGGCATTTAAAAATCCTGCCATTACCACAGATGTGATCGTAGGATTCCCGGGAGAACGCTCCGAAGATTTCCAGGTGACAAAAGAATATTTGAAAAATGTTCAGTTCTATGAGATGCATGTTTTTAAATATTCCAAAAGAAACGGCACCAGGGCGGCAGTGATGCCGGACCAGGTACCGGAATCCATAAAGGCGGAGCGCAGCAATGACCTCCTTTGCCTGGAAAAGGAAATGTCCTTGGAGTATCGGAAGTCATGGTTAGGGTCCAGGGTCGAGGTGCTCATGGAAGAGGAATACTGGTGGAATGACGTTCATTACATGATCGGCCACACCAGAGAATATGTGAAGGCCGCAGTACCCTTTGAAGAAGGCTTAAAGGGCGTAGTGATAGAGGGAACTCTGATGGAACTTATGAACGATGAGGTGGCATTTTTAAAGTATTGA